The genomic stretch CATAAAAGGAAGTCAATCTTCAGTACTGGTAGGAGTTTTCTAAAACAGCTGGAGATGAAAATGTTCAATAATACAAGCAGCTGTTCCTGGTTGATTAGGTAACAGCATTCACAAGAAGTCTTCTAGAGTCAATGCTCTGTATGCTGCCGTATTTCCTTTGTTTAAGGTCAATGTGATCTGTGTGCACAGTATAAACACAACATGCACATAGTATTGATAAAAAGGGGACATTATATCCGGCAGCGTCACTGGATTCCCTTACAATAGCAACAATTTACTTAGAAGAAGGCCCTCACAACAGCCACAGCATGCTCACTGTGCAACAATTCTAAATCAAATGTGCAAATATTCGGTGTCTTTGTAATTTAACCTCAATTTCATCATCACATTTCATGCTTGTCTTTTTTGAGTATTTACATCTGCCTCGCAAATAGCCTCACAGGAAATAGTTTGCAAGCAAGGAAGAAACTGGGCATATGTAAAACTTTTAACATCCTGAGGATGAAAAATAGCGGCTGCTGAAATTCCTCTTCATAGCGAAAGATGCCtgtttaacaaagaaaaaacagctaaaGTGGTGTTTGCAGCCCCTCCTTCCTCATCACTTTAGAGGAAGTAGTGCACATATTTTGCTGTTCAGTTGCAGTGCATCATATGAGATGTCTAAACATCTGCTGTATGTTGGTATGGTACTTCTCGTAACTGCCCTGATCCTCAGGTAAGGTCCAGTCaccacagcaaaataaaaatcacagtcaTAATAACAGTAAAGCAGCTTTGCTTACTGATACAATACTGTGATGTAATTTGGGCTCGTTCTTTCTAACTGATGATGAAAAGTCCCTTCCACTCCTACCATTTCCATAGCATTAAATGAGGTCATCCTTTGCAAACACAAGAGATCTGAAATAACATTTGTAATGAGGTATTAACTGTGgtataatggaaaaaaaccttctgaacTTTACAAAACTGCCCATGATTTATAATGATTGTATATCAAAGAGATATACAGGGGAGAGAGTGCAAATGAGACTATAATAACTGAAAcaaagacagaagaataaagaaacaaagataaaaagagTCAACTACACTGATAGAGTTGCTAGGgcattagaagaaaaacagcacttGCAATTTATCAAGTGATTAAGCTCAGATACTACTCATTAGGGAGACTCCAGCTTTCTGAAGAATAACATTTGGCACTTGCTAAAAGTAGAAGTGTATTTTCCATTAAGAGTTAGCAACAAGAATGACGATATATCTTCTTCAGactctgtaaaaaaaccaagctTGAGCACCTGTGTAACTGAACACAAACTGTCCCTTTTAATGTCAATAAAACTACTTAGGGTTTCAATGCTTGCCATGTACCTAGTGTTGAGCTTTTGACAAGTTTGTTCatgttttgtaataaaatcttgtaatcagagaaaaaagagaacacaCTTTAGATACATAGTTAagaatttataaattaatattttagctTGTAATCAAAATACACATCCAGTTATTTTTTGCCCAGGTACAATTATACCAATACATATGTCTTGAATTAGCTAAGTATTAAAGAACCCCCTTAATATTATAGGAAATTACATGCTATCTTCCTAGTACCTACCCCTTTTGTCTAATGCTACTTGGCCTCTTTTAATGCTCTTCTAGGTCCTAAAGTCAACAGCTCCAGGCTTCTGTAAGAAGGGGGCAGGGGAGCCTTGCTCAAAAGGACTTCAAAGCAACCTTATTTCTTTCTCCCAATTAATAGAAAAGCCTGATGTCGGTTACCAACACACTTCTAAAACAGTGGTCTAgacaggccaaagtctgccctctggaagtccaaggtggCACTTCTGCTAAGCCCTTTCCTTACTTGGCCAAGAATTGAAAACTCTGTCATTTCAAGATCACTgtgcccaagatggcctccaaccatcacatcacccacaagtgCTTCTCAGTTTGCAAATAACAGGTCCAGTGGAATGCCTTCACTAGTTGTCTTACTCACCAGCTATGTCACCAAGCTGTCTTCCATGCACTCCAGGAAAATCCTAGACATATCTTTGATCTGTCTGCCTATGACCTTAGGCAGACCACCTAAAGGAATTCAAAGTGTGCACATGTGAGAGAAGGTGACATGGCCTGTGGATGGTTTACACCTGCTCTGCCACCCTGTGAGATGGATCAGCTCCCTTGCTGCTGGTCTTTGTGCTCACAGACATGACAGTGCTTTTGGTGCCTTCATGACACTGATAGGGGGGTGGTAGTGTCTATCCCTGTGGCGGGATGGGGAGTCTCCGTGGCAGGGCCTCTGTCCTtgctgtgctgggcagaggTCAATGTTCCAAAAGAGACTCTATGTCTGAATGGTGACAAGGGGGTGCAGGCGAGGAGGTGTCTGGTGCTACAGAACACTCCTCTCCTGTGCCTGCCCTAGCTGTGCCCCAGCTCtcaagctgctgctctgcattgGCTTGTGCCCAAGCCTCCCACTGCTGCAGCAAGCAGAGCATCCAGAGCCCTGCTCCACACCTGCGGTGCTTGTTCCCTGTGCAGAGGGCTCACCACTTGGAGATGGTGATGTCCACCTTCCCAGGACTCAGCCGGGGGCACTGCTGTCTGGATCCAAGAGGTTGGTTTACCCCAAGTTCATCTGGtgcaacccccctgccaagCACAGCCACCTAAAGCAGGCTTCTCAGGACCATGTCAAGATAACTTTCAAATGTTGGAGACTCCAAAACCTGCCCGGGCAGCCTGTGAGAGTGTTAGAGCATCCTCAGGGTCTGGACGTGCATTCttctgttcagatggaatttcatgggtttttttccttggtgcCCACTGGttcttgtcctgtcagtggTCACCAGTGAGAAAGGTCTGGCTCCCTTGCCCTTGTTCCCCCCCATCCGGCATACGTGCACCGAGGCGTCTTCCCCTtgaaaatggaagcagagcagaaaagtggaaaagaaagggaaagggggtCAGGGGAAGCATTCTCTTTTGGTACTACTTACTTACCTCAAAATGCCGCCCCGCTGCTTCTGCATCTGAGCAGGTACCaacctgctccctgcccgcatTCCCCAACAAAGTGTTGCACAGCCACTCAGAGACAGAGGGTTGCTTAAAAGAAGCTACTTTATTATCTTTGATTTGGATAAAGGTCCCAGAGGGGATCAGCTCTTTCCAGCAGGGTGGGTGGTCCCATGGGTGGTCCTGGTGGCAACAGGAGCCTCAGTTGCAATGGCATCATCAGCTGGACCGGCGGAGGTCCACTCATGCTGAGCTCCAACTGAGCGGTGTCACCTCCGTGCCTACTTTGATCCGGTCTGCGGCAGCGACCCCCCCAGGCAGTCTCTGGGATGAGCGGATGGTCTGTCCCAGTGTCCAAAATTGTCGCCTGGGCCCCACCAGTGTGAGAGGGAAGTAGGTCCTCAGGGTCCCAGGCGTGGGTGTGGCCACGAGGTATGGGTGCCGAGCTGCGGACGTCTGAGGTGGCAATTGTCCTGCTGGGTGCGCGTCGCCCTGCGTCTGCAGAGCGGCGTCTTGAAAAGGGCGCAGCTCTCCGGCCATGCTGCGCTGCTGGTAAAGCTGGCCTCTGCCTACTCAAGGCTCAGGTAGGCGCCTGAGCTGCCTTGCTGCACCGCAAAAATCATCTCAGTGCAGATGTTCATCCTGGAGGTGGTTCTCAGCTGGAACTTGCAGGactgggaggaaggcagcaccATCAGCTGGCAGTGGTGCGACTGAGGCAAAAGCAGCCAGGCTGATCTCACCAGCAGTTGGACCCAGCAGGCGATTTTCTCCACGTCCAAGTAGGAGCACGTGCAGAGGGTGCGTAGGAGGCACGAGCTCTGATCCCTCGGCAGCTGGTCGTCGGGGTGgtgcagaaagcacaaaatatCCCCCAGCAGCCGCTCCCTCGAGCACATGCACTCCAGCAGCACGTGGACGCTGGAGTGccttgctggcagctgccccGTGGTGTCCAGCTCCAGGTGGAAAGAGTGCCCGGGGGGTGGCCGCAGGAACACGAGCAGGCGGTAGGCGATGCTGTTCCCGTGGACGCTCCAGGTTTCATAGGGGCTGTCCATCCCGATGGCCGGGTGCATCTGCGGCATGAAGGTCTTCTTGGAGAGCACGCGGCAGACACCAAGGAGGTCAcccaccagctccttcagcacctTGCACGTGTCGGGCAGGCCCTGCATTGGCAACAGAGTGGACGCAGCCAAAGACCTGAGGCCATGGCGGTCTCCCTCATCCTCGTCGTCGTCTGCCTCCTCCTCGCTGCTGGAGCTGTCCTGCTGACTGCAGCTGCCAGAGGCAAGCTTCATTTCCCTGGCCAGCCAGCAGATCTCAGCGAGCAGGACCAGGGCTCCTGCAACGGTCCACAACGGCCACCGCTGCAACACGGAAAGGAGTGTGGCTCCCTCGGCGCTTCTGCTCTCCTcgacctcctgcagcagccgaGTCATCTGCTGGAGAAACTCCTCCCGCTGCTGCATCCGCTCGGTCGCGGCCACATCTGTCTGGTGGTCGTGCTTCAGCCCATGCTGGACGGCCAGCACAGCCAGAAGGAGGGCAATTGCCTTAGCCATGGCCTGGAGGGGGTGGGAGAAAagggggctgagcagggctgggtaGGAGACGGGCTGAGGGAGCAAGGGCAGGGTTTGTGAGCACTGCACAGGTGAGAGCCACGGGCTGTCCCAGGAAAGCATCTGGGCACTGCCGTCGACAGGCTCGACAGGCCGCAGGCCCTGGCTGGAGACAGCATGGGGCCCGTCCTGCCCAAGCCGCCCTGATGGCCAGCCCCCATCTGGGCTGTACCCCATGAAGGGGCGAGCGACACCCGAGCAGAATCTGCCGAGGCCGCCCCTTCCCTGTCCCACAACAGCGTCCCGTGGAGCCCCGGGCCACCAGCACATCCCCAAAGCCTCTCTGGGCCCCTGGCACCACTGGGAGCCCTGAGtacctcttcccccagctgcaAGGGCGGTACCGTGCCCTGCCCTGAGGGGCTCGGCTCTCGCTCTGGGTTAGAAACCTCCCCGGCCaccctccccgtcccccttcCAGCCCAGCCTTCCCCCCGCATGCTGCACTCACGGTCGCCCGAGCCAAACAGCAGCGGGGCTGCCTGGTGATGTCCCTTGGGACAGCTCCCATTGTGACCTGTCCTCTATGCCATCACAGTCACCAGAGCAGCATCACCCAGCCGACAAGCCCAGGCCTTTGTCCCCACCGCCCGGCTCAGTGCGTCCTGGGCATCACAGCAAGGACAAACGTGCCCGGCACGAGCCAGCTCCCGGGGGCTCTCTTGACAAGGCGGGCAGACACCCCCCAAAACCATCATGGACATGAAAACGGGGACTGTAGCTGGATGTCCCTGACTGAAGTAGAGAGGGACAGAGCTTTCTGGCCCAGGTGGTCTGACTCTGCCTTGCCTTGAAAAGAAGAGCTACGAGCCCTTGGGCAGAGACAAaactcctcctccctcttctcttcttgGATGCCTTCTGCCGGGGCAGGACTTAGCCCTGCAAAGCCTGACGATCAAGCCAAATGCAAATCGTGTCCCTGGTGCAAGTGGAAAAGATCCTGTGGCTCCTGTCTCTGGCTACCAACTTGCCCTCTGCAAGGGCAAGCCGGGGGGCTGGAGAGGCCACGCCAGGTCCAACGTCTCTCCACTCCCCCGAGGTTTCCCCGGTTCAGGAGAGCCCCCTGTACACCGCGCTGGAGTGCTCCGCTGTGGATTGTGCCTCCCAGGAGCCTGGCCCGTTCTGCATGAGTGCATGCCTTGAGGCCCAGACACCTCAAAAGCTTTCTTTAGCCTTGCTGCCTATGTGCCAAGACTGACACGGCTGCCATGTTTCTGTCCGTTCAGCATGTGCACAACCGCACATCTGATGCGCCTCCTGCCCAAAGCCGCCTGGAggcaaagagagggagagaaggtcAGTGAGTGGGAGCGTGCCCTGAAGTCCCTTTCTGTGTTAAGTCTCTCTTGTCCAGGGAGTGGGGACCTGCAGTGCCaagcagaggaaacagaatcacagaatcatttaggttggaaaagacctttaagatcatgaagTCTAACCATAAatctaacactgccaagtccaccagtAAACCATGACCCTAAATGCCACCTcgacatgttttttaaatgcctccagggatggtgactcaacgACTTCCCTGGCCAGCCTGCGCCAGTGCTTGGTAACcgtttcagtgaagaaattgttcctaatatccactctaaacctcccctgacacaagTTGAGGTCATTTCCTCTGGTCCTATCACTTGCTActttggagaagagaccaacccccacctggctacaacctccttccaggtagttgtagagagtgagaaggtctccctcttcagcctccttttctccaggctgaacaaccccagttccctcagctggtcctcataagacttgtgctctagacccttcaccagctcccTTGCTCTTCcttggacatgctccagcacctcaatgtctttctcgTAATGAGaagcccaaaactg from Balearica regulorum gibbericeps isolate bBalReg1 chromosome 4, bBalReg1.pri, whole genome shotgun sequence encodes the following:
- the LOC142601509 gene encoding uncharacterized protein LOC142601509, whose protein sequence is MGYSPDGGWPSGRLGQDGPHAVSSQGLRPVEPVDGSAQMLSWDSPWLSPVQCSQTLPLLPQPVSYPALLSPLFSHPLQAMAKAIALLLAVLAVQHGLKHDHQTDVAATERMQQREEFLQQMTRLLQEVEESRSAEGATLLSVLQRWPLWTVAGALVLLAEICWLAREMKLASGSCSQQDSSSSEEEADDDEDEGDRHGLRSLAASTLLPMQGLPDTCKVLKELVGDLLGVCRVLSKKTFMPQMHPAIGMDSPYETWSVHGNSIAYRLLVFLRPPPGHSFHLELDTTGQLPARHSSVHVLLECMCSRERLLGDILCFLHHPDDQLPRDQSSCLLRTLCTCSYLDVEKIACWVQLLVRSAWLLLPQSHHCQLMVLPSSQSCKFQLRTTSRMNICTEMIFAVQQGSSGAYLSLE